In Deefgea piscis, the DNA window TAACCACTGGGTTTATTCAGCACTAAATAGACTTTTTCGCGATATTCCCACGTTTCGTCAAACACCTGAAACACCAAACCTTCGGGCTGGTATTCGGTTTTCCACTTTTGGATGACGACGCCATCAATCGAAACTTCACCTTCTTCGATTAAATCACGGCAGCCTTTACGCGAACCGAAACCTTGGCTTTGCAAAATTTTATCGAGAGATAGTTTTTTCATGATCAGAACTCGTACGAATGGATATACCATTGTAAGGGTAAGTGGCTACTTTGAAACAGAGGATGAGGTCAAACGAGAGATAAAACGAAGAAAACAACTAAGGGAAACTGGTGGAGGGAGAAGGATTCGAACCTTCGAAGGCTGAGCCGCCGGATTTACAGTCCGGACCCGTTGACCGCTGGGGTAACCCCTCCACGAGGACGGCAATTATGCCTTTGGCCCACGATAGCGTCAAGCCCCTCGTCGATTTATTTTCAACTCAATGTTGCAAAAATAAAACGAAGCAACTCCGCCACATTGTTTGTCATCTTGCGGCGTAATAATCAATGATCGGCCATCGTCGCCTTTTGCCGCTGTAAAAACAGCGCAACGACCAGGTTCACGACCCTCGTGCATAGGAGCTTAGCGTTTGAAACCTTATTCCGTCTTATTTATCTGCAGCGACAATGCGATTCGCAGTCCCATCGCCGAAGCGATCATGAATCATTTTTTCGCCGATCGATTTATTGCCTATAGCGCAGGCAGCAATGCGCAGGCCGAGCTACATCCCTTGACCATCGCGACATTGCAGCACTTTGGCCTCACGCCGCCAAGCCAACCCAAAAGCTGGAATACTTTTTTACTGGCTGGCGCGCCAGAAATGGATTTTATTTTTACGCTAGATGACTGCGCCACCAACGAAGCCTGTCCAACTTGGCCCGGCGGACCGTTAATCGCGCATTGGAATGTGGAAGACCCTAGTTTGCGCTACCAAGAAATAGATCGCCGCAAAGCGTTTCATGATGTGTTTTTATTTATCAAACATCGAATTGATTTATTGGCCGCACTACCGATGGAAAAGTTAGCGCATTTAGCGTTGCAACATCACGTACAGCAAATCGGCCAAAGCACGCCAGCGCGCTAAATCGCCAAAGCCTCGTTTTCCATGCTGGAAATCCGAGGCTTTGATGATGGTTTTACCCGTTGGCGTTGTCACACTGACTAAACAATAGCCAACTGGCCAGCAATCATTGAGTTAGAACTTAGTTTTTTGGCTCAATATTGTTAATCACAAATTGCACGCCTTTCACTTGCTCAGCAATCATGCCGGCTTGCGCCATTTGCTCACCGATTTCAACCACGCCAACAATCGTCACATCGACTTTAGTAGGGTCTTTTTTATCGTTGGCGCCTTTCACTTGCAAATCAAATGGCTTCAAAGTTGGATCGGCATCAAGGGCTTTTTTAACGTGATTGGCAACCGCAACGGCATCCGCTGCAGGCTTCACGGCTGGTGCGGCAGGCTTCACGGCTGGTGCGGCAGGCGCTGCTACTTTTTCAGCAGTTGAGCTACACGCGGTCGACAACAATGCAGCACCTAGCAGCGTAACAAGCAGGCATACTTTTTTCATGATTTTCACTCATCCGTTTAAATTAATTAAATACAGCGCTGCTTAGAGGCGATGGCTTCGTGCTGAGCGCTTTATATCGCTGATTCTAAAAGCATTACATTACAGAAATGTTTAAGTCTTATGACAAATGCAAATCAGCAACAGCATCTCTTCGCTTGTGCCTTGCTGTGCCGCTGCGCCAATGGTTTAATTCAGCGCAGGGCGGTTTTTTATTTCTCAGCGGTTTTTGCACAACAAGGTTGTACCCTCTATGTTGCCCACGGCATTCACAGCAGTCCATCAACAAGATAGGTATCTTGATCCAAGCGCTATTGTTATTGCGCTGCATGGCAATACCTTAATTTTTTGTTCGCAAACTTTAGCTTCAGCCAGCGAGCTCGCCGCGCTGACTCCGCCACATACCTTGCTGTGTATTGGCCAGCTGGAACAACAAAAAATACAACTGGCCTTATGGGATGCCGCCACGCCATTACCGACAGCGCTAAGCACAATGGATTTACGCGCCAGCTTTGATTTACTCGGTGAAACGCTGTGGGCGCTAGCGTGTCGCGCCAGCCAGATTGCGACTTTTTATCGCACGCATCGCTTTTGCGGTCTGTGTGGTGCACCAACCTTAGTACTTGAACATGAAATCGCCTGCGAATGCAGCGCTTGTCAGCATCGGGTTTGGCCGCGCTTATCACCAGCCGTGATGGTGTTGATTCAACGTGGCCGCGAGGTATTGTTGGCGCGCTCGCCGCACTTTCGCAGCGGGATGTATAGCGCAGTCGCTGGATTTGTTGAGCCCGGCGAAAGCCTAGAACAATGCGCGCATCGTGAAGTGCGCGAAGAAGTCGGCGTAGAAATCACCAATTTGCGTTGGTTTGCCAGCCAAAGCTGGGCGTTTCCGCACTCTTTGATGCTGGCTTTTTTTGCCGATTACGTTTCTGGTGAGATTGTTTGCCAAGCCGATGAAATCGAAGACGCGCGCTGGTTTAGCCCTGATGATTTACCACTTCTGCCCAGCGCCAGCAGTATTGCTTATCGCCTATTGCAAGCGGGGCTCGCTGCCAATCCATAAATCCAGTGCCGGTTTAGCCGCTATGGTTTAACGACTGGGCGGCAGCAAAACTGGGTCAGGCTCTCAACAGACCATGGCTATTGCGGCTTATTTTTTATGCAGCACCAGCGCCGCAAGTACGCCGGCGACCAAGCCCCAAAAGGCCGAGCCAATACCAAATAAGCTCAGGCCCGAAGCGGTGACCAAAAAAGTGATCATCGCCGCTTCGCGCTGTTTTTCATCGCGCATCGCCAGTGCCAAACCGCTGCCGATGATATTCATCAATGCCAAGCCAGCCACCACCAGCACCAGCTCTTTGGGAAAAGCAGCAAATACCGCGACCACTGTTGCGCCAAATACGCCAATCAGCAGATAAAACACCCCAGCGGCCATCGCCGCAATATAGCGTTTGCTCGCGTCTTCATGCGCGTCTTTCCCCATGCAAATGGCCGCAGTAATCGCCGCCAAATTAATCGCAAACGCACCAAATGGCGCGAGTAACACGGTCAGCAAACCCGTACTGCTAATCAGCGGAGAAATCGGTGGTGTATAGCCATTGGCGCGCAATACCGTCACCCCGGGCACATTTTGCGAGGCCATCGTCACCATAAATAAGGGCAATGCCACACTGGCAATACTGCTCCAACTCAACTCTGGCGTGGTCCAAATCGGCGTCGCCAAGGTTAGCTCAATACCCTCTAGATGTAATAGCCCGCGCCACGCAGCCACTAATATCCCACAGAGCAATACCCCAACAATGGCATAACGAGGCCAAAATCGACGCAACAGCAAATACGTCAGCAACATACTGCTGGCCAAAACCAACTCGGTTTGCAAAGCACTAAATGCCCCCAAGCCAAAGCGTAATAGCACCCCCGCCAACATCGCCGAAGCAATGCCCAATGGAATCCGCTGCATCGCGCGCTCAAACCAACCGGTGATGCCCATCAGCAAGATGAGCACGCCGGAAACCATAAACGCCCCAATCGCTTCGGGCATGGTAACGCCCGCCGCGCTGGTCACCAGTAACGCCGCCCCCGGCGTTGACCATGCCGTCACCACCGGCACACGATAACGCAGCGATAAACCGATGCAGCTCAGCCCCATTGCCAAGCCCAAAGCCCACATCCATGAGGCGATTTCTGCGGGACTAGCGCCCAAAGCCTGCGCCGCTTGAAACACAATCACTGCCGAGCTAGTAAAGCCGACCAAGACCGTAACCAAGCCCGCCACGACTGCAGAAACTGAACTATCTCGCCACACCGACATGAGCAACCCCTTAATTGAAGCGCTTATTGTGCTGGCTGAGTCTTCATGCGGCAA includes these proteins:
- a CDS encoding arsenate-mycothiol transferase ArsC, whose amino-acid sequence is MKPYSVLFICSDNAIRSPIAEAIMNHFFADRFIAYSAGSNAQAELHPLTIATLQHFGLTPPSQPKSWNTFLLAGAPEMDFIFTLDDCATNEACPTWPGGPLIAHWNVEDPSLRYQEIDRRKAFHDVFLFIKHRIDLLAALPMEKLAHLALQHHVQQIGQSTPAR
- a CDS encoding BON domain-containing protein, producing the protein MKKVCLLVTLLGAALLSTACSSTAEKVAAPAAPAVKPAAPAVKPAADAVAVANHVKKALDADPTLKPFDLQVKGANDKKDPTKVDVTIVGVVEIGEQMAQAGMIAEQVKGVQFVINNIEPKN
- the nudC gene encoding NAD(+) diphosphatase: MLPTAFTAVHQQDRYLDPSAIVIALHGNTLIFCSQTLASASELAALTPPHTLLCIGQLEQQKIQLALWDAATPLPTALSTMDLRASFDLLGETLWALACRASQIATFYRTHRFCGLCGAPTLVLEHEIACECSACQHRVWPRLSPAVMVLIQRGREVLLARSPHFRSGMYSAVAGFVEPGESLEQCAHREVREEVGVEITNLRWFASQSWAFPHSLMLAFFADYVSGEIVCQADEIEDARWFSPDDLPLLPSASSIAYRLLQAGLAANP
- a CDS encoding benzoate/H(+) symporter BenE family transporter gives rise to the protein MSVWRDSSVSAVVAGLVTVLVGFTSSAVIVFQAAQALGASPAEIASWMWALGLAMGLSCIGLSLRYRVPVVTAWSTPGAALLVTSAAGVTMPEAIGAFMVSGVLILLMGITGWFERAMQRIPLGIASAMLAGVLLRFGLGAFSALQTELVLASSMLLTYLLLRRFWPRYAIVGVLLCGILVAAWRGLLHLEGIELTLATPIWTTPELSWSSIASVALPLFMVTMASQNVPGVTVLRANGYTPPISPLISSTGLLTVLLAPFGAFAINLAAITAAICMGKDAHEDASKRYIAAMAAGVFYLLIGVFGATVVAVFAAFPKELVLVVAGLALMNIIGSGLALAMRDEKQREAAMITFLVTASGLSLFGIGSAFWGLVAGVLAALVLHKK